AGGGTTTTATGAAGAATGGCAAGCCCGACAGCACTTTTATACTTTATCATATCTCACTTGAGAATTATAAAATTATTGCTGCAAAAACTTTTTTCCGAAATGGTTTGAAAGAAGGCAAAGAAATTGAATACAGCAAAAAAGGTGTGATTACTTCTATCTGTCATTATAAAAATGGAAAGCTTGATGGCGATAGCAAACAATATGATGAATATGGAAATCTTCTTAAACAGGGAAGCTATGTAAACGGAAAGAGAGAAGGCGACTGGATAGACAATGATTTGCAAAAACATTATTACACCACTGCGAAATTTAAAAACGATAAGATTTTGTATTCAAATTTGCGGGCGTGTTATGAAAACGGAAAAACCTTTGTTGACGGGAATTATGATAAATATAATAAAAAGAATGGAGTGTTTTATGTTTACGATACCGAAGGCTTTATAGTACGGAAAGAATCATACCGGCACGGAAGACGTAATGGGAATTTTTATGATTATGATAAAGGAAAACTTCTGAAAAGAACAAAATATAAAAATGACAAAATTGTAAAATAATAAAAGGTCATTCCTGAAAACATCCAGGTTTTATACACTTTTATACCGATACGTAACAGGTCGCCGCGGCGACTACAAAAATAATTTTTCAACAAGTGTTACTATCGGCATAACTCGTTCTAATAATTATTTTAAAATGGATAAGAACGAGTATAAATTTTTTAAAAAAATGAAAAATATATTTTTAGTATTTAAGATTTTTTTTCTGATATGTATGATTAGCAGTTGTACTGGTTCTTTGACCAAACATAAAAATCTTACCAAAGTAACATACGATACATTAAGTAAAAATAATAATGATTGCAGTTTGATTCATCTGTTTTATACTTCAGGGTTTGAAAAGAATCATCTTGTCATTAACTGGAATAATTCAATAATTTATAATGATACCATTACTACTGCTCCGAATGGGATGGCTTTACGTTCGATAACCATTCCTAAAAACAACTGCCTTTTGATTGTAAGCATTGATGATGCTTCTTTTAAAGAGCAACTCAGTGGGGATTATTGTAATTTGATTTTCAGCAAATCGAATGATAGCTTGTTCCTTGAATTCACGAATAACAGTCCGCTTTATAAATAAATTATTTCTAAGATTTCGGTTCTCAGTTCTCAGTCTACAGTCTTCAATTCTGAACTCTGAACTCTTAATTCTGAATTCAAACTAACTATTTCACTTTTGTCTTTTCCATGTTTTTCCTAAGCTTCATATTCACTATTTCTACGCCGAGTGAGAAAGCAACAGCAAAATAAACATAGCTTTTAGGAACTTCATGATGAGTTGCATCGGCTATTAAAAGGAATCCGATAAGAATTAAAAACGATAATGCCAGTACCTGGAGTGTAGGATGGCTTTCAATAAAATCGCCTATCTTACCAGCAAATATCAGCATGATGAAAAGAGAAACAATAACAGCCATGATCATGATGATAACTTGTTGAGTCATTCCTATTGCCGTTAAAATGGAATCGAAAGAAAAAACAATATCTATTAATCCAATTTGAATAACGATACTGACAAGATTTTTTTTAACATGACCGAAAGGAGTATCGTGTGTTGCTGATGCCACTTCGTTCACTTTATGATGAATTTCGGAAGTGCTTTTAGCAATAAGGAAAAGTCCGCCGACAAATAAAACAATATCGCGACCGGTAACATTGAAATCGGAAATAGAGAACAGCGGTTGTGTGAATCCTATTATCCATGTAATGCCCAATAGCATGATGATCCGAAATATCAGCGCTAATCCAATTCCTGCCGCCCTGGCTTTTGGTCTTACATCATTTGGCAGCTTGTTGGTGAGTAATGAAAGAAAAATAACATTATCAATTCCCAATACTACTTCCAGGAAGCTAAGGGTTAAAAATGCGATCCATGTTTCTGCATGAAGAAAAATTTCCATATGAATTCCTTTGCTGCAAAATTATACTAAAAATCAATATTTGCTAAGTATATGTTTTTGAAATTCTTAATGGTGAAAAAATCTTGTTTTGTATTTAAACAGAAACTATTACTTTTGCACCTTAACAAAAAACAAAACTGATGGAAAGTAAAAAAGTATTAAAAGGTGGTGAGTTTCTTTTACGAGAATCTAAAGCTGCTGATGTTTTCATTCCCGAAGAATTTGATGAAGAACAAAAAATGATATCAGGCATGTGTAACGATTTTCTGGAAAGAGAAGTATTTCCTGTGCTTGATAAAATTGATGCAATGGAACCCGGATTGATGAGAAGCCTGGTTGCTAAATCAGGGGAGCAGGGTTTGCTGGGTATTTCAGTCCCTGAAGAATATGGTGGTTTCGGACAATCATTTGTTACATCAATGCTGGCTTCGGATGTTTTGGGCGCAGGTTATTCTTATGCAGTAGCTTATTCAGCTCATACAGGAATTGGGACTTTACCTATCCTGTATTACGGCTCGGAAGAATTAAAACAAAAATATTTACCCAAACTGGCATCTGGGGAATATGCAGGTGCATACTGCCTTACTGAACCTAATGCAGGTTCTGATGCTAATTCAGGAAAAACAAAAGCTGTTCTTTCGGAAGACGGGAAACATTATATTTTGAACGGACAGAAGATGTGGATCACTAATGGCGGTTTTGCTGATGTTCTGACTGTTTTTGCAAAAATAGATAATGATAAAATATTAAGCGCATTCGTTGTTGAACGCAATTTCCCCGGTGTTTCATTCAACCCGGAAGAAAAGAAAATGGGGATAAAAGGTTCATCAACCGTTCAGATATTTTTCAATGATTGTAAAGTTCCTGTTGAAAACATGCTTGGTAAAAGAGGCGAGGGTTTCCGCATTGCATTGAACATTCTCCATATCGGACGAATTAAACTTGGTGCTAATGTTTTGGGAGCTTGCAGAAGATCGATAATGCAATCGGTAAACTATGCTAATGAGCGCAAACAATTTGGTTCGCTCATTTCTAATTTTGGTGCCATAAAATATAAACTTGCAGAACAGGTTATTCGCTTTTTTGTTGCTGAATCTTCGCTTTATCGTACCAGCAAGAATGTTGATAATACTATAAAACAACATATATCTGAAGGAATGCCCAAGCCGCAGGCATACCTTGAAGCGCTTGGCGAATATGCTATGGAAGCAGCTATCCTTAAAGTATTAGGTTCGGAAACGCTTAATTATATTGTTGATGAATTTGTACAGATATATGGTGGTATGGGTTACTCCGCCGAAATGCCTGCCGACAGGGCTTACCGCGATTCACGTATCAATCGTATTTTCGAAGGCACCAATGAGATCAACCGTTTGGTTGCATCGGATATGTTCCTGAAAATGGCTAAGAAAGCCGATTCTAAAGTGTTCGATATTTCAAAAGCCATATATGAACAATTAGACAGCATA
This is a stretch of genomic DNA from Bacteroidales bacterium. It encodes these proteins:
- a CDS encoding acyl-CoA dehydrogenase family protein, yielding MESKKVLKGGEFLLRESKAADVFIPEEFDEEQKMISGMCNDFLEREVFPVLDKIDAMEPGLMRSLVAKSGEQGLLGISVPEEYGGFGQSFVTSMLASDVLGAGYSYAVAYSAHTGIGTLPILYYGSEELKQKYLPKLASGEYAGAYCLTEPNAGSDANSGKTKAVLSEDGKHYILNGQKMWITNGGFADVLTVFAKIDNDKILSAFVVERNFPGVSFNPEEKKMGIKGSSTVQIFFNDCKVPVENMLGKRGEGFRIALNILHIGRIKLGANVLGACRRSIMQSVNYANERKQFGSLISNFGAIKYKLAEQVIRFFVAESSLYRTSKNVDNTIKQHISEGMPKPQAYLEALGEYAMEAAILKVLGSETLNYIVDEFVQIYGGMGYSAEMPADRAYRDSRINRIFEGTNEINRLVASDMFLKMAKKADSKVFDISKAIYEQLDSIKENGTTDYFAKKYAVIENLKKAALLMLGKAYDAVGKQYNTEQETMMSISDMLVQLYAAESVVLRVEKLKALKSEQEHIIYKDICDVFVYEASSRIYKSAMDALNSFATGEEFAKIQNGLRKLTSVEPTNIKEARRRIANKLIEDNRYNF
- a CDS encoding TerC family protein, producing MEIFLHAETWIAFLTLSFLEVVLGIDNVIFLSLLTNKLPNDVRPKARAAGIGLALIFRIIMLLGITWIIGFTQPLFSISDFNVTGRDIVLFVGGLFLIAKSTSEIHHKVNEVASATHDTPFGHVKKNLVSIVIQIGLIDIVFSFDSILTAIGMTQQVIIMIMAVIVSLFIMLIFAGKIGDFIESHPTLQVLALSFLILIGFLLIADATHHEVPKSYVYFAVAFSLGVEIVNMKLRKNMEKTKVK